The following coding sequences lie in one Flexivirga oryzae genomic window:
- a CDS encoding GNAT family N-acetyltransferase: protein MDDASLLAAYDEQLRSVAEMRSTLEYEQHGPLFWGKHRGGRGFVSYRSLGSATDAALERLIVDTVAHYSADPDITQFEWKTRGHDGVPNLHTLLLQHGFVAEEPESVMIGEAQALATDVPLPDGVSVRRVTERGDIEAMTRMQASVFGDPETATERVEETMRRLAEPDAAGLELWVAEADGQVVSAGRIDPVPDTEFAGIWGGATLPEWRGRGIYRALTAKRAQAALRAGKRLINSDSTEYSRPILERSGFRRVTTTTPYTWTR, encoded by the coding sequence ATGGATGACGCGAGCCTGTTGGCTGCCTACGACGAGCAGTTGCGCTCCGTCGCCGAGATGCGCTCGACCCTCGAGTACGAGCAGCACGGTCCGCTCTTCTGGGGGAAACACCGCGGCGGGCGCGGCTTCGTCAGCTACCGTTCCCTCGGCTCTGCGACGGACGCGGCATTGGAGCGGCTGATCGTCGACACGGTCGCGCACTACTCCGCCGACCCGGACATCACCCAGTTCGAGTGGAAGACCCGTGGGCACGACGGTGTACCGAACCTGCACACCCTGCTGCTCCAGCACGGTTTCGTCGCCGAAGAACCCGAGTCGGTGATGATCGGCGAAGCCCAGGCATTGGCAACGGATGTTCCTCTGCCGGATGGGGTTTCAGTTCGCCGAGTCACGGAGCGCGGCGACATCGAGGCGATGACCCGGATGCAGGCCTCTGTGTTCGGCGACCCGGAGACCGCGACCGAACGGGTGGAGGAGACGATGCGACGGCTCGCGGAGCCGGACGCCGCCGGTCTCGAGTTGTGGGTGGCCGAGGCGGACGGGCAGGTCGTCAGCGCCGGCCGGATCGATCCTGTTCCGGACACCGAGTTCGCCGGCATCTGGGGTGGCGCGACGCTGCCCGAGTGGCGCGGCCGCGGCATCTACCGAGCGCTCACCGCAAAGCGTGCCCAGGCGGCCCTGCGTGCCGGCAAGCGGCTGATCAATTCCGATTCCACCGAGTACTCCCGACCGATCCTCGAACGGTCCGGCTTCCGACGGGTCACGACGACGACGCCATACACCTGGACGCGCTGA
- a CDS encoding helix-turn-helix domain-containing protein, which translates to MTWPVAGRSGNLSHGPGRPPREWTLIEDLRRCAGWLLWSRRMSSDLGLVPVKELAPVLESLGLSESQVSRVEHGKVDVPLRTIHSYERLLELPYGELQAPLLSLSRVVDDDLGRRWLQPSAVPEGRSGAIVDEIFDAEEAGAPITGAQWLRLAHAVATGVCDGVPTRLLFRWVRRLLSELMRGVNNGYFVRLEAASTVAAYDHTAPMVLRAVRELTAVPGVSGAYDAWAVVGDIRNPRLLDQLIEPLQTVPESTFRAFCAALSQPGFDQRLTTEQMRSICSACAARLPTAGHTTVEVVDRLIGWMPRSVTAAVREEIARIRPRTRRSDTSQDDRDLDAELAVYLRFATEAAWPGRPDGQLEALLRVVLLGEQFGQRMHTGSLLWVSPYAAALAEAAVFVASSDDFGAAAHDAAIYVLSRTVTADNEELLRSVLADTRRRDLRSACLMALGHISALRTEDDLRPYLCDSELRWTAIYVAGITHHPQLMSPEAESPDARWWQSVGPGCWE; encoded by the coding sequence GTGACTTGGCCTGTTGCCGGTCGCTCGGGGAACCTTTCGCACGGACCGGGGCGGCCGCCCCGTGAGTGGACCCTGATCGAGGACCTGCGCCGGTGCGCGGGTTGGCTGCTGTGGTCGCGCCGGATGTCGTCGGATCTCGGCCTGGTGCCGGTCAAGGAGCTGGCTCCGGTGCTGGAGTCACTCGGGCTGTCCGAGAGCCAGGTGAGTCGGGTCGAGCACGGCAAGGTGGACGTCCCGCTGCGCACCATTCACAGCTACGAGCGGCTGCTCGAGCTGCCGTACGGTGAGCTGCAGGCGCCCCTGCTGTCCTTGTCGCGCGTTGTCGACGACGACCTGGGGCGGCGATGGCTGCAGCCGTCGGCTGTGCCGGAGGGGCGGTCCGGGGCCATCGTCGACGAGATCTTCGATGCGGAGGAGGCCGGCGCGCCGATCACCGGCGCGCAGTGGTTGCGGTTGGCACACGCCGTCGCCACGGGCGTCTGCGACGGAGTGCCCACCCGGTTGTTGTTCCGGTGGGTTCGGCGGCTCCTCAGCGAGTTGATGCGTGGCGTGAACAACGGCTACTTCGTACGGCTCGAGGCTGCGTCGACGGTGGCAGCGTACGACCACACCGCACCCATGGTGCTCAGAGCAGTGCGCGAACTCACCGCAGTCCCTGGGGTTTCCGGGGCGTATGACGCCTGGGCGGTGGTCGGCGACATACGCAACCCCAGGCTGCTGGACCAGTTGATCGAACCGCTGCAAACGGTGCCGGAGAGTACGTTCCGAGCATTCTGCGCCGCGCTCAGCCAGCCGGGCTTCGATCAGCGGTTGACGACCGAACAGATGAGGAGCATCTGCTCCGCCTGTGCGGCGCGACTGCCGACCGCGGGGCACACCACCGTTGAAGTCGTCGACCGGTTGATCGGTTGGATGCCGCGCAGCGTGACTGCGGCCGTTCGTGAGGAGATCGCCCGGATACGGCCGCGCACTCGCCGGTCGGACACGTCGCAGGACGACCGTGACCTGGACGCCGAGCTGGCGGTGTATCTGCGATTCGCGACCGAGGCTGCCTGGCCGGGCCGGCCGGACGGTCAGCTCGAGGCCTTGTTGCGCGTGGTGTTGCTCGGTGAGCAGTTCGGGCAACGCATGCACACCGGCAGTCTGCTGTGGGTGAGCCCCTACGCTGCCGCGTTGGCCGAAGCAGCCGTATTCGTCGCATCCTCAGATGATTTCGGGGCCGCCGCCCATGACGCAGCGATCTACGTGCTGAGCCGCACCGTCACCGCCGACAACGAGGAGCTGTTGCGCTCAGTGCTGGCGGACACCCGGCGCAGGGACCTGCGCAGCGCGTGCCTGATGGCGCTCGGGCACATTTCGGCGCTGCGGACGGAGGACGACCTGCGGCCCTATCTGTGTGACAGCGAGTTGCGGTGGACGGCCATCTACGTCGCCGGCATCACCCATCACCCGCAGTTGATGTCGCCGGAGGCGGAGAGCCCCGATGCCCGGTGGTGGCAGAGCGTGGGGCCGGGTTGCTGGGAATGA
- a CDS encoding acetyl-CoA C-acyltransferase family protein → MSERDVVVLSAVRSPIGSFGGSLADLEPADLAGTVMKEAVDRSGIDPNVINYVTVGNVIPTESRYPYVARVAAIQAGLPMDSVAMAVNRLCSSGLQGVVTTAQNILLDDADFGVGGGVEVMSRGAYLSPAMRNGARMGDTKVIDGMVAALTDPFGVGHMGITAENLAAKWDITREQQDELAAESHRRASIAIEEGRFKTQILPIVKQTRKGEVVFETDEHVRPGTTVEKLAGMRPAFKKDGTVTAGNASGINDGAAFLVLGEASAAEAAGAKPMARLASYAVAGVPNDVMGEGPIPATKKALAKGGFTLDQMDVIESNEAFAAQAIAVSRGLGLDMDKTNPNGGAIALGHPIGCSGAFLAVKALYELERIDGKYALVTMCIGGGQGIAAVFERL, encoded by the coding sequence ATGAGCGAACGAGATGTAGTCGTACTGTCCGCCGTACGGTCACCGATCGGCAGCTTCGGCGGAAGCCTCGCCGATCTGGAACCGGCCGACCTGGCCGGGACGGTGATGAAGGAGGCCGTCGATCGCTCGGGGATCGACCCGAACGTCATCAACTACGTGACGGTGGGCAATGTGATCCCCACCGAGTCGCGGTATCCCTACGTCGCGCGGGTCGCCGCGATCCAGGCCGGTCTGCCGATGGACTCGGTGGCGATGGCCGTCAACCGGCTGTGTTCCTCGGGCCTGCAGGGCGTGGTGACCACCGCGCAGAACATCCTGTTGGACGACGCCGACTTCGGCGTCGGTGGCGGCGTCGAGGTGATGTCGCGCGGCGCCTACCTGTCACCGGCCATGCGCAACGGCGCCCGGATGGGCGACACCAAGGTGATCGACGGCATGGTGGCCGCGCTGACCGACCCGTTCGGTGTGGGTCACATGGGCATCACCGCCGAGAACCTCGCCGCGAAGTGGGACATCACCCGCGAGCAGCAGGACGAGTTGGCTGCCGAGTCGCACCGGCGCGCCTCGATCGCGATCGAGGAGGGCCGCTTCAAGACCCAGATCCTGCCGATCGTCAAGCAGACCCGCAAGGGTGAGGTCGTCTTCGAGACCGACGAGCACGTCCGCCCGGGCACCACCGTCGAGAAGCTGGCCGGGATGCGGCCGGCCTTCAAGAAGGACGGCACGGTGACCGCCGGCAACGCGTCGGGCATCAACGACGGCGCGGCGTTCCTCGTGCTCGGCGAGGCGTCCGCGGCCGAAGCTGCCGGCGCCAAGCCGATGGCCCGGCTGGCCTCGTATGCCGTCGCCGGCGTGCCGAACGACGTGATGGGTGAGGGCCCGATCCCCGCCACGAAGAAGGCGCTCGCCAAGGGCGGCTTCACGCTGGACCAGATGGACGTCATCGAGTCGAACGAGGCGTTCGCGGCACAGGCGATCGCGGTGTCCCGCGGCCTGGGGTTGGACATGGACAAGACCAACCCCAATGGCGGCGCGATCGCGCTCGGCCACCCGATCGGCTGCTCCGGCGCGTTCCTCGCCGTCAAGGCGCTCTATGAACTGGAGCGCATCGACGGCAAGTACGCACTGGTCACCATGTGCATCGGCGGCGGACAGGGCATCGCAGCGGTCTTCGAACGGCTGTAA
- a CDS encoding Rv3654c family TadE-like protein — protein sequence MSAGERERGSGTVLVVSAIGVLALLLGAAMALVSAVSASHRARAAADLAALAAADALVHGRAADPCAVAGTVAARNGSTVLACVVGGAAVTVTVATAPGWPGLGPARAGARAGPSP from the coding sequence ATGAGTGCTGGTGAGCGTGAGCGCGGATCGGGCACCGTGCTCGTGGTGTCGGCGATCGGTGTGCTGGCGTTGCTTCTCGGCGCTGCGATGGCGCTGGTGTCCGCCGTGTCGGCGAGTCATCGTGCGCGTGCCGCGGCGGACCTGGCCGCGTTGGCCGCTGCCGATGCCCTGGTGCACGGCCGCGCCGCTGACCCGTGCGCGGTAGCGGGCACGGTCGCCGCGCGCAACGGGTCCACGGTGCTCGCCTGCGTCGTCGGCGGTGCAGCGGTCACCGTCACGGTCGCCACCGCACCGGGCTGGCCGGGACTGGGCCCGGCGCGTGCCGGCGCACGCGCCGGACCCAGTCCGTAA
- a CDS encoding TadE family type IV pilus minor pilin, with the protein MTRGRWSRRQRADGGMVTAELAAAIPALIFVLLVAVNAVMIGIDQVRCVDAARAAARAAARGDSAQAVQEVGARAGPSGSAVSVAAGGAMVTVTVSAPVPGPFGWLVGGQPLRASATTPVEDADPAP; encoded by the coding sequence GTGACGCGGGGACGGTGGTCGCGGCGGCAGCGCGCCGACGGCGGGATGGTCACCGCGGAGCTCGCGGCCGCCATCCCGGCGCTGATCTTCGTGTTGCTGGTGGCGGTCAATGCCGTGATGATCGGCATCGATCAGGTGCGGTGCGTCGATGCGGCGCGGGCGGCGGCACGGGCTGCCGCCCGCGGCGACAGCGCGCAGGCGGTGCAGGAGGTCGGTGCGCGGGCGGGCCCGTCGGGGAGCGCGGTCTCGGTGGCGGCTGGGGGTGCGATGGTGACGGTCACCGTGTCCGCGCCGGTGCCCGGCCCCTTCGGATGGCTCGTGGGCGGGCAGCCGCTGCGGGCCTCCGCGACCACCCCGGTCGAGGATGCGGATCCGGCGCCATGA
- a CDS encoding DUF4244 domain-containing protein: MSRRTIRLGVRLQHRLMQLGDATSARREHGMTTAEYAVGTLAAVAFAAVLMVVVKSGAVKSALSGIIQAALSVG; this comes from the coding sequence ATGTCACGAAGGACGATCCGGCTCGGTGTCCGGTTGCAGCACCGCCTGATGCAACTCGGCGACGCGACCAGTGCGCGCCGGGAGCACGGGATGACCACGGCGGAGTATGCCGTGGGCACCCTGGCGGCGGTCGCGTTCGCCGCGGTGCTGATGGTCGTGGTGAAGTCGGGTGCGGTGAAGTCCGCCCTGTCCGGCATCATCCAGGCGGCGTTGAGCGTCGGGTGA
- a CDS encoding type II secretion system F family protein, which produces MTVLAAAVVFAVLPLVWPTRGISGRAAVPAPAPVPACPGAAGRTEDVLSVAGALELMALALGSGVPLVVAVEQVAQRSGPVVAGHLRRVVAALRWGVEDAKAWEGLPEVWRPAARAVALAGMAGVPPAGLLTRAAADLRRAEQRRIEEATGRLSVLVVIPLGLCFLPAFALLTVVPVVAALAGDLLAGAA; this is translated from the coding sequence GTGACAGTGCTGGCGGCGGCGGTCGTGTTCGCCGTGCTGCCGCTGGTGTGGCCCACCCGCGGGATCTCCGGTCGCGCGGCGGTGCCCGCACCAGCGCCGGTGCCCGCGTGTCCGGGCGCGGCCGGCCGGACCGAGGACGTGCTGAGCGTGGCCGGTGCCCTCGAGCTGATGGCGCTCGCGCTCGGGAGTGGCGTCCCGCTCGTGGTCGCCGTCGAGCAGGTCGCGCAGCGATCCGGACCCGTCGTCGCCGGTCACCTGCGCCGGGTCGTCGCGGCGCTGCGCTGGGGGGTCGAGGACGCCAAGGCGTGGGAGGGGCTGCCGGAGGTATGGCGCCCGGCCGCTCGGGCAGTCGCACTGGCGGGGATGGCGGGCGTGCCACCGGCCGGCCTGCTCACCCGTGCCGCCGCCGACCTGCGCCGTGCCGAGCAACGCCGCATCGAGGAGGCCACCGGTCGCCTGTCGGTGCTGGTCGTCATACCTCTCGGGCTGTGCTTCCTGCCGGCGTTCGCGCTGCTGACCGTCGTTCCGGTGGTTGCCGCACTCGCCGGTGACCTGCTGGCCGGTGCGGCGTGA
- a CDS encoding type II secretion system F family protein, whose protein sequence is MILLAAVCVCAGVIAWPVRGGPVGPRPRRRWWRAALPRRSRPGADLDAITGMLEGIGPALAAGVTPATAVATSATLAATSVTRPGLGGDLAHLGRRAGDGDELAPQWARLYARHRIAALDDIARAWALSEQLGCPIGDALRATTTMLREQVDLQRCIAAATAGPRATMQLLTALPILGVAIAALIGVPPWQLYSGRLGMAVLILGALFVTAGRLLTRRMIRRASAPAALS, encoded by the coding sequence ATGATCCTGCTGGCCGCGGTCTGCGTGTGCGCGGGAGTCATCGCCTGGCCGGTGCGCGGCGGCCCCGTCGGACCACGTCCACGGAGGAGGTGGTGGCGTGCTGCACTCCCGCGGCGGAGCAGGCCCGGCGCCGACCTGGACGCGATCACCGGCATGCTCGAGGGCATCGGTCCGGCGCTCGCCGCGGGCGTCACCCCCGCGACGGCCGTGGCGACCTCGGCGACACTGGCCGCCACCTCGGTGACCCGGCCCGGGCTCGGCGGCGACCTGGCGCACCTGGGGCGACGCGCTGGTGACGGCGACGAACTCGCGCCGCAGTGGGCACGGCTCTACGCCCGGCACCGCATCGCCGCCCTCGACGACATCGCCCGCGCCTGGGCGCTGTCCGAGCAACTCGGGTGCCCGATCGGTGATGCGTTGCGTGCGACGACCACGATGCTGCGCGAGCAGGTCGACCTGCAGCGATGCATCGCGGCCGCGACCGCCGGGCCACGCGCAACGATGCAGCTGCTGACCGCCCTGCCGATCCTCGGAGTGGCCATCGCGGCGCTGATCGGGGTGCCGCCCTGGCAGCTGTATTCCGGTCGCCTCGGCATGGCCGTGCTGATCCTCGGGGCGCTGTTCGTGACGGCCGGGCGGCTCCTCACCCGGCGGATGATCCGGCGGGCATCGGCACCGGCGGCGCTGTCGTGA
- a CDS encoding TadA family conjugal transfer-associated ATPase, which produces MSAAHSDARGSGTGDVAVGDALWEEIREGRSPTPERVDVLAAVDAAVLGQRSVRTLAGRLRSEVFGAGPLDPLLAIPGVTDVLVNGSTGVWVDRGRGLERADVEVGDAAAVRRLAVRLATLAGRRLDETVPYVDGLLPGGVRLHAVLPPLVEGAAHISLRVPRRCPPRLAELADTGTCDARGLAVLRRIVAARVAFAVSGGTGSGKTTLLASMLAEVATAERIVIVEDVRELQVDHPHVVRLESRAPNVEGSGEISLSTLVRQSLRMRPDRLVVGEVRGAEVRELLSALNTGHEGGCGTVHANTSGDVLARFEALGALADMSGDAVRSQLASALQVVVHLRRESAARLVDEIGVIGWDGDRLRVAPAMRRTDGALREAAGWPQLRSLLELSGGR; this is translated from the coding sequence ATGAGCGCCGCGCACTCGGATGCGCGCGGGTCCGGCACGGGAGACGTCGCGGTGGGCGATGCGCTCTGGGAGGAGATCCGCGAAGGGCGGTCGCCGACACCGGAGCGGGTGGACGTGCTGGCGGCTGTGGACGCGGCGGTCCTCGGGCAGCGCAGTGTCCGGACCCTGGCCGGCCGGCTGCGGTCGGAGGTGTTCGGCGCCGGCCCACTCGATCCGTTGCTCGCCATACCGGGGGTGACCGATGTGCTCGTCAACGGGTCGACAGGTGTCTGGGTGGACCGCGGGCGGGGTCTGGAGCGGGCCGACGTCGAGGTCGGGGACGCGGCGGCCGTGCGCAGGCTCGCGGTGCGGCTGGCCACCCTCGCCGGCCGGCGGTTGGACGAGACCGTCCCCTACGTCGACGGGTTGCTTCCCGGCGGGGTGCGGCTGCACGCCGTGCTGCCGCCGCTGGTCGAGGGTGCGGCGCACATCAGTCTGCGGGTGCCGCGGCGGTGTCCGCCACGGTTGGCGGAGCTGGCCGACACCGGCACCTGTGATGCGCGGGGGCTCGCGGTGCTCCGTCGCATCGTGGCTGCGCGCGTGGCGTTCGCGGTCAGCGGCGGCACCGGCTCCGGGAAGACCACCCTGCTGGCGTCCATGCTCGCCGAGGTGGCCACGGCCGAGCGGATCGTGATCGTCGAGGACGTCCGGGAGTTGCAGGTCGACCACCCGCACGTCGTCCGGCTGGAGAGCCGGGCGCCCAACGTCGAAGGGAGCGGCGAGATCTCGCTGTCCACCCTGGTGCGGCAGTCGCTGCGGATGCGCCCGGACCGGCTGGTGGTGGGGGAGGTCCGTGGCGCCGAGGTGCGTGAGCTGCTGAGTGCGCTCAACACCGGCCACGAGGGAGGCTGCGGGACGGTGCACGCCAACACCAGCGGCGACGTACTGGCCCGCTTCGAGGCGCTGGGTGCGCTGGCGGACATGTCCGGCGACGCGGTGCGGTCCCAACTCGCGTCGGCCCTGCAGGTCGTGGTCCACCTGCGCCGGGAGAGCGCCGCGCGCCTGGTCGACGAAATCGGCGTCATCGGCTGGGACGGCGACCGGTTGCGGGTCGCACCCGCGATGCGTCGCACCGACGGTGCGCTGCGTGAGGCTGCGGGCTGGCCGCAGCTGCGGTCGCTGCTCGAACTCTCGGGTGGCCGCTGA
- a CDS encoding Fic family protein has translation MAAELTRLLALPGVAGAVDAARDACTQLRWHQALRRRIPEVAAESRVRGARASAFLEGAEFPVPVVRDVMRGALALEQDGPRERVLRGAIQVTAATEELRSVVLTAPAQALARLHIAAAAGTAAPDQLGRPRLAGETSTELKDLGVAPPASEAGARLRGVVELLGAAEGEPGVLVAAIAHAEVASVRPFVQGNGLVARALERLLLQVLGVDPTGVVVGEAGYSRQGGVAYQGALAAYATGRPDGVALWLRHYAEAILAGAVEATDIADSVLAGRLTGR, from the coding sequence ATGGCTGCTGAGTTGACGCGACTGCTGGCGCTGCCCGGAGTCGCCGGCGCCGTCGACGCCGCGCGGGACGCCTGCACCCAGCTGCGCTGGCACCAGGCGCTGCGCCGCCGGATCCCCGAAGTGGCCGCCGAATCACGCGTGCGCGGCGCCCGGGCCAGCGCGTTCCTGGAGGGCGCGGAGTTCCCGGTCCCGGTGGTGCGCGACGTCATGCGTGGGGCGCTCGCGCTGGAGCAGGACGGGCCGCGGGAGCGGGTGCTGCGTGGCGCCATACAGGTGACGGCGGCGACCGAGGAGTTGCGCTCGGTCGTGCTGACCGCGCCGGCGCAGGCACTCGCACGACTGCACATCGCGGCCGCCGCGGGCACCGCGGCACCCGATCAGCTCGGCCGGCCGCGGCTGGCCGGGGAGACCTCGACCGAGCTGAAGGACCTGGGGGTCGCCCCACCGGCCTCGGAGGCCGGGGCGCGGCTGCGGGGAGTCGTCGAGCTGCTGGGCGCCGCGGAGGGCGAGCCGGGAGTCCTGGTCGCCGCGATCGCGCACGCTGAGGTCGCCTCGGTGCGGCCGTTCGTGCAGGGAAACGGCCTGGTCGCACGCGCATTGGAGCGGCTGCTGCTGCAGGTGCTGGGTGTCGACCCGACCGGTGTCGTCGTGGGTGAGGCGGGCTACTCGCGGCAGGGTGGAGTCGCCTACCAGGGAGCGCTCGCGGCATACGCCACCGGACGTCCGGACGGGGTCGCGCTGTGGCTGCGGCACTACGCCGAGGCGATCCTCGCCGGGGCCGTCGAGGCGACCGACATCGCCGATTCGGTGCTCGCGGGGCGGCTCACCGGCCGCTGA
- a CDS encoding SRPBCC family protein, whose translation MTTTPEVLRTVTVPLPVEQAFRMFTEQFDRIKPRDHNLMEVPVARTVMEVRPGGRILDEAEDGTQCVWGEVLAVEPPGLLRFAWLIGPDWQIQPRENASEVEVRFTPDGDGTLVSLRHFRLDQHGPGAGSMPAALGGDNGWPVYLGRFAELAGTAAAV comes from the coding sequence ATGACCACCACACCCGAAGTGCTGCGCACCGTGACGGTGCCGTTGCCCGTCGAGCAGGCGTTCCGGATGTTCACCGAGCAGTTCGACCGGATCAAGCCGCGCGACCACAACCTGATGGAGGTCCCCGTCGCGCGCACCGTCATGGAGGTGCGGCCCGGCGGCCGGATCCTCGACGAGGCGGAGGACGGCACGCAATGCGTCTGGGGCGAGGTGCTCGCCGTCGAACCACCCGGCCTGCTGCGGTTCGCCTGGCTGATCGGGCCGGACTGGCAGATCCAGCCGCGCGAGAACGCCAGCGAGGTGGAGGTGCGGTTCACCCCGGACGGCGACGGCACGCTCGTGTCGTTGCGGCACTTCCGGCTCGACCAGCACGGCCCCGGAGCGGGAAGCATGCCTGCGGCACTCGGCGGGGACAATGGCTGGCCGGTCTACCTGGGCCGGTTCGCCGAGCTCGCCGGGACCGCTGCCGCTGTCTGA
- a CDS encoding metalloregulator ArsR/SmtB family transcription factor: protein MTTYQDAWAVLSDPSRRAIVEALARQPRAVVDLAAELPISRPAVSQHLKVLKEAGLVAEQPAGTRRVYRLNPVAVEALRDQLDAFWARTLANFGEQPSDTKGNQP from the coding sequence GTGACAACTTACCAAGACGCGTGGGCCGTGCTGTCCGACCCGAGCCGGCGGGCGATCGTCGAGGCGCTCGCCCGGCAGCCGCGGGCGGTGGTCGACCTCGCGGCCGAACTGCCCATCAGCCGACCCGCCGTCTCCCAACACCTGAAGGTGCTCAAGGAGGCGGGTCTCGTCGCCGAGCAACCTGCCGGCACCCGCCGGGTGTACCGCCTCAACCCCGTTGCGGTCGAGGCCCTGCGTGACCAGCTGGACGCCTTCTGGGCACGCACGCTCGCCAACTTCGGCGAGCAGCCGAGCGATACGAAGGGAAACCAGCCATGA
- a CDS encoding nitroreductase family deazaflavin-dependent oxidoreductase: MATQLDRSTRVMNSLVKGMSRMGIRAFGAKELVVIGRKSGQPHSTPVNPVEVEGQLYLVAPRGQTQWVRNARHNPRVTVRSGRREAACTVHEVHGSDAVPVMRHYLKRWAWEVGKFFPEGVTATSTDAELEAIVAAHPVFRLERA; this comes from the coding sequence ATGGCAACTCAACTCGACCGGTCCACTCGGGTGATGAATTCGCTGGTGAAGGGGATGTCCCGGATGGGCATCAGGGCCTTCGGGGCGAAGGAACTCGTCGTCATCGGGCGCAAGTCCGGTCAGCCGCACAGCACTCCGGTCAATCCGGTGGAGGTCGAGGGGCAGCTCTACCTAGTCGCGCCACGCGGGCAGACGCAATGGGTGCGCAACGCACGCCACAACCCCCGGGTCACGGTGCGCAGCGGACGGCGTGAGGCGGCATGCACCGTGCACGAGGTGCACGGATCGGACGCGGTGCCGGTGATGCGGCACTACCTGAAGCGGTGGGCCTGGGAGGTGGGGAAGTTCTTCCCGGAGGGCGTGACCGCGACGTCGACCGACGCCGAGCTCGAGGCGATCGTCGCGGCGCATCCGGTGTTCCGGTTGGAGCGGGCGTAG
- a CDS encoding TetR/AcrR family transcriptional regulator, translating to MSPTPRERARIDTMERILESGRRQLAEQGAAALSLRAVARDLGMVSSAVYRYVPSRDDLLTALIVEGYRDVAVAAEAAAAGRTAPGRRFVAVCEAIYTWAREHPHQYALIYGSPVPGYHAPQETITDAARIPAVAIQLIENAWTAGELSVDAPMPPAGQALRRQARDLRTTLGTELPEPVLLRFAAAWTQIFGVISFDLFGQLVGSFEPGDAVCTFTFRTAAQAIGFTD from the coding sequence ATGTCCCCCACCCCTCGCGAGCGCGCACGCATCGACACCATGGAGCGGATCCTGGAGTCCGGCCGCCGGCAACTGGCCGAGCAGGGCGCGGCCGCACTCTCGCTGCGCGCCGTCGCCCGGGACCTCGGCATGGTGTCCTCCGCGGTGTACCGCTACGTGCCGAGCCGGGACGACCTGCTGACGGCGCTGATCGTGGAGGGCTACCGGGACGTCGCGGTCGCGGCGGAGGCCGCTGCGGCCGGTCGCACCGCCCCCGGGCGCCGCTTCGTCGCGGTCTGCGAGGCGATCTACACCTGGGCCCGCGAGCACCCGCACCAGTACGCGCTGATCTACGGCTCACCGGTGCCCGGATACCACGCACCGCAGGAAACCATCACCGACGCCGCCCGCATACCCGCTGTCGCCATACAACTCATCGAAAATGCATGGACTGCAGGAGAACTCAGCGTTGACGCCCCCATGCCACCAGCAGGCCAGGCACTGCGCCGGCAGGCACGCGACCTGCGCACGACGCTCGGCACCGAACTGCCCGAGCCGGTGCTGCTGCGCTTCGCCGCCGCCTGGACCCAGATCTTCGGAGTGATCAGCTTCGACCTGTTCGGGCAACTCGTCGGCAGTTTCGAGCCCGGTGATGCCGTGTGCACGTTCACCTTCCGCACCGCCGCGCAGGCGATCGGCTTCACCGACTGA